One window of Strigops habroptila isolate Jane chromosome Z, bStrHab1.2.pri, whole genome shotgun sequence genomic DNA carries:
- the LOC115601082 gene encoding uncharacterized protein LOC115601082 — protein MLLLLLLLPLLVLLALLGARRAAALGAPAPLKRWALGCLLLCHGAWRQRAAGGAPAEPRRPRPLRPDPHALDSVYFTGFAETNKTFVIARLAKRPDGVCEMWLFLRVDGIGEFEHPQHPNMMVNDESEEIWSGGGLTIEYLEPQTIWKISFDGLLRKGPYRQQWSEEDGELVPVKFSFHWENFTEVFNFNVDSHPSTFAHAFAQEPWTIEFFQRVRKQREQHFRHEEWGQSVGEIEIENYEKTKLLLKGVRSHSYGVRNWSEIYRYVMILAHFEDGTAAHLTVINLPATTTNLAVGYVFFPDGKKAGIEWSNASLSEMADDGVIKDEYGVNFMAGGKYFDVSATLDKQACPMVYNGLTGSGVFHECIADFQLNGITQGWGLVEFYFRDEAAQLVPNLQLGLKAKGPDLSS, from the exons atgctgctgctgctgctgctgctcccgctgctggtgctgctggcgCTGCTCGGGGCCCGGCGGGCGGCCGCCCTCGGAGCCCCGGCGCCGCTGAAGCGCTGGGCCCTgggctgcctcctgctctgccacgGCGCCTGGAGGCAGCGGGCGGCCGGCGGAGCCCCCGCGGAGCCGCGGCGGCCGCGCCCGCTCCGCCCCGACCCCCAC GCACTCGATTCGGTTTACTTCACCGGCTTTGCAGAGACCAACAAGACTTTTGTGATTGCTCGTCTTGCAAAACGTCCCGATGGGGTCTGTGAGATGTGGCTCTTCCTGAGGGTGGATGGAATAGGGGAGTTTGAA CACCCACAACATCCAAACATGATGGTGAATGATGAATCTGAGGAGATTTGGAGTGGAGGAGGGCTCACTATTGAATACTTGGAGCCCCAAACAATCTGGAAAATAAGCTTTGATGGATTACTCAG AAAAGGACCCTACCGACAGCAGTGGAGTGAAGAGGACGGCGAACTCGTACCAGTTAAATTCTCTTTCCA TTGGGAGAACTTTACAGAAGTCTTTAACTTCAATGTCGACAGTCACCCCAGCACATTTGCGCATGCTTTTGCTCAGGAACCATGGACCATAGAGTTCTTCCAGAGGGTCAGAAA acaAAGGGAACAACATTTCCGACATGAGGAGTGGGGCCAGTCTGTTGGAGaaattgaaatagaaaattatgaGAAAACCAAACTTCTTCTCAAAGGCGTTCGGAGCCACTCTTATG GTGTCCGGAACTGGTCTGAGATTTACCGTTACGTCATGATTTTGGCACACTTTGAA GATGGGACTGCAGCACATTTAACAGTTATTAATCTGCCAGCTACCACAACTAA cCTTGCTGTAGGTTATGTCTTTTTCCCTGATGGAAAGAAGGCTGGCATTGAGTGGTCCAATGCCTCGCTGTCTGAGATGGCTGATGATGGTGTTATCAAGGATGAATATGGAGTCAATTTTATGGCTG GTGGCAAGTACTTTGATGTTTCTGCAACGCTGGACAAGCAGGCTTGCCCCATGGTGTATAATGGCCTGACTGGAAGCGGCGTTTTCCATGAATGCATTGCAGATTTCCAACTGAACGGGATAACTCAAGGCTGGGGCTTGgttgaattttatttcag